One Vicingus serpentipes DNA window includes the following coding sequences:
- a CDS encoding DMT family transporter: MLEKYKYHIWLHITVLIFGFTGVLGKLIETSSYLLVWYRVGIALIALLGYFLLKKHSLKVDKKLLGKILLVGVIIAVHWVTFFEAIKQSNVSVALVCFSSSTLFTSLIEPLYFKRKIKPYELIFGLLIIIGLYFIFSFEFKYITGMILSVFSAALASWFTVLNGMLIKKSNSKTISFYELLGAFSIVTIYLLISNGVNFSISATDIKWLLILGVICTAFAFMLSVEVMKKISPYTVTISVNLEPIYSILLALLIWPESETMTLGFYLGTSIVIVTIFLNAYFKKGLEKSAT, translated from the coding sequence ATGCTCGAAAAATACAAATATCATATTTGGCTACACATAACTGTTCTTATTTTTGGATTTACTGGTGTATTAGGTAAACTTATAGAAACAAGCTCATATTTGTTGGTATGGTATAGAGTTGGTATAGCCTTAATTGCTTTATTGGGCTATTTTTTACTTAAAAAGCATTCCTTAAAAGTAGATAAGAAACTTCTAGGGAAAATTTTATTAGTAGGTGTTATCATTGCAGTTCATTGGGTAACTTTCTTTGAAGCAATCAAACAATCAAATGTATCAGTCGCATTAGTTTGTTTTTCAAGTAGCACTCTATTTACTTCACTTATCGAACCATTGTACTTCAAACGAAAAATTAAACCCTACGAACTTATATTTGGCCTTTTAATAATTATTGGGCTTTATTTTATTTTTAGTTTCGAATTTAAATACATTACAGGAATGATTTTAAGCGTATTTTCTGCAGCTTTGGCTTCATGGTTTACAGTTCTTAATGGAATGCTTATAAAGAAATCTAATTCAAAAACAATTTCCTTTTATGAACTGCTCGGAGCTTTTAGCATTGTTACTATTTACCTTTTAATTTCAAATGGGGTTAACTTTTCTATTTCAGCTACTGATATAAAATGGCTACTTATTTTAGGTGTTATTTGTACTGCTTTTGCTTTTATGCTAAGTGTAGAAGTGATGAAAAAAATATCACCTTATACGGTTACTATATCTGTTAACCTTGAGCCCATTTACTCTATACTATTAGCTTTATTAATTTGGCCTGAAAGCGAAACCATGACTTTAGGTTTCTATCTTGGAACTTCAATTGTAATTGTTACGATATTTCTAAATGCTTATTTTAAAAAAGGATTAGAAAAAAGTGCTACTTAG
- a CDS encoding MmcQ/YjbR family DNA-binding protein encodes MNIEQYRDYCLAKKGVTESFPFDKDTLVFKVMGKMFALTSVESFDFINLKCDSEKAIELREKYEAVKPGYHMNKTLWNSVYPNLDVADKIIYHWIDDSYNLIVLSLTKKLQAELESL; translated from the coding sequence ATGAATATTGAGCAATATCGAGATTATTGTTTAGCAAAAAAAGGAGTTACTGAAAGCTTCCCGTTTGACAAAGACACGTTAGTTTTTAAAGTAATGGGTAAAATGTTTGCATTAACAAGTGTTGAATCTTTTGATTTTATAAATCTTAAATGTGACTCAGAAAAAGCAATTGAATTACGAGAAAAGTATGAAGCCGTTAAACCAGGCTATCATATGAATAAAACTTTATGGAATTCTGTTTATCCAAACCTTGATGTTGCTGACAAAATCATTTACCATTGGATAGATGATTCTTATAACTTAATAGTGTTATCATTAACAAAGAAATTACAAGCTGAATTAGAAAGCTTATAG
- a CDS encoding cyclase family protein: protein MKTTIEYRNTTFNIDLSKPLDISIPLRGTKENVTAWYVNPPEFTPVMENGFIGDVNLGGAVNFRNIFFNPHGHGTHTECVGHISKKPYTINQCLKQFTFHAKLVTITPYNVDGDSVIMLEQVEKIWQKNEADALVIRTMPNSDSKLHKQYSSTNPTYIHHKAMQFLVDNGVQHLLIDTPSVDREEDEGKLLAHHIFWDYPKNPQLSKTITELIFVPNTIIDDFYILQFQIASFENDASPSKPTLYEILN from the coding sequence ATGAAAACAACTATTGAATATAGAAATACAACTTTTAATATTGATTTATCAAAGCCACTCGACATTTCAATCCCATTAAGAGGAACCAAAGAAAATGTTACTGCGTGGTATGTTAATCCTCCTGAATTTACTCCAGTAATGGAAAATGGATTTATAGGCGATGTTAATCTGGGCGGAGCCGTAAATTTTAGAAATATTTTTTTCAACCCACACGGACATGGTACACATACAGAATGTGTTGGCCATATTAGTAAAAAGCCTTACACCATTAATCAATGCTTAAAACAATTTACTTTTCATGCAAAACTTGTTACCATAACACCCTACAACGTAGATGGTGACAGTGTAATAATGTTAGAACAAGTTGAAAAAATATGGCAAAAAAATGAAGCTGATGCATTAGTTATTAGAACAATGCCAAATAGTGATAGCAAGTTGCATAAACAATACTCAAGCACAAACCCTACATATATTCATCATAAAGCGATGCAATTTTTAGTTGATAATGGTGTACAGCATTTATTAATCGACACCCCTTCTGTAGATCGAGAAGAAGATGAAGGCAAATTATTAGCTCATCATATTTTCTGGGATTACCCAAAAAATCCCCAATTATCTAAAACCATTACTGAACTGATTTTTGTTCCTAATACGATTATTGACGACTTCTATATACTACAATTTCAAATCGCAAGCTTTGAAAACGATGCTTCTCCTAGCAAACCAACACTTTATGAAATTTTAAACTAA
- a CDS encoding Lrp/AsnC family transcriptional regulator, with amino-acid sequence MKLDNIDLKILKRLQENGKITNLQLSKDIGLSPAPTLERVKKLESNGFIESYHALVNEAKLDLGITAFMQISLIRQRDNAINDFIAQIDKIDEVLECYNVTGQADYLLKIMVRDIKHFDYLVKEKLSPIEQILNMHSMIVINKDKYSKVLPYSYK; translated from the coding sequence ATGAAACTTGACAATATAGATTTAAAAATATTAAAACGCCTACAAGAAAACGGCAAAATCACAAATCTTCAACTTTCAAAAGACATCGGTCTTTCTCCAGCTCCTACATTGGAAAGAGTTAAGAAATTAGAATCGAATGGTTTTATTGAAAGCTACCATGCTTTAGTGAATGAAGCTAAATTAGATTTAGGAATTACTGCTTTCATGCAAATTTCTTTAATTCGCCAACGAGATAATGCTATCAATGACTTTATTGCACAAATTGATAAAATTGATGAAGTTTTAGAATGTTATAACGTAACAGGTCAGGCCGATTATTTATTAAAAATAATGGTTAGAGACATTAAACATTTTGATTATTTAGTAAAAGAAAAACTATCGCCAATAGAGCAAATATTAAATATGCACTCTATGATTGTTATCAATAAAGATAAATACTCTAAAGTACTACCTTATAGCTATAAGTAA
- a CDS encoding DUF502 domain-containing protein: MKKLLAYFLQGLLYTIPIAATIYVVIEAIVLIDGIIPVEVPGLGIVILLIAITLIGMLGSTIIVQQIFSLERLLDRIPLIKIIYTSVKDLLSAFVGKKKRFTEPVLVKMEGNVERLGFITQTDLTDLGISVDKIGVYIPFSYAVTGNLIIVPKNCVTPINANSADIMKFIISGGVTELDELEEEQEETIH; encoded by the coding sequence ATGAAAAAATTACTCGCATACTTTTTACAAGGGTTACTTTACACCATCCCTATTGCTGCTACAATATACGTAGTAATTGAAGCAATTGTACTAATTGATGGTATTATACCTGTTGAGGTTCCTGGTTTAGGTATTGTAATTTTATTAATTGCCATCACATTAATTGGAATGCTAGGAAGCACCATTATTGTTCAACAAATCTTTAGCTTAGAAAGATTACTCGACAGAATTCCACTGATTAAAATAATATACACTTCCGTAAAAGATTTATTATCTGCTTTTGTTGGCAAGAAAAAAAGATTTACAGAGCCAGTATTAGTTAAGATGGAAGGAAATGTTGAGCGACTTGGTTTTATAACTCAAACCGACTTAACTGACCTAGGGATTTCAGTAGACAAAATTGGTGTTTATATACCTTTCTCTTATGCTGTAACTGGTAATTTAATAATTGTTCCTAAAAACTGTGTTACCCCTATAAATGCAAATTCAGCTGATATTATGAAGTTTATAATATCTGGTGGAGTTACCGAATTAGATGAATTAGAAGAAGAGCAGGAAGAAACTATTCATTAG